One Thermoflexus sp. genomic region harbors:
- a CDS encoding ABC transporter permease codes for MLTGEAMEASRIQRLRRYQAWLEVARPLTTVIAALGVGFLVTLLVSPRPLQAYIALLTGPVSTPARLGTWIEDATGLIWLGLAFAIVFQARQFSLLAEGQLHLGALVAGIVALRMPLPGVLHLIVALGSAAWVGSLYGLIPGVLKAYLGVSELVASLMLNVIAQRFYELLLTYWLKPPGAGYNWTDPFPSTATLGALIPGTRINMGLPLALAGTVLAWLLLYRSTLGYELRVVGANPEFAHYAGIPLRRTILIAMVVSGIPAGLAGAYLAAGIHQRLILNISLGLGFEGIVVALLARNNPALVPFAALLYSYLRIGGDIMERTAAVGSDLVRLIQATIILFLTAEALFEIFRRRVFRRGDLHVGK; via the coding sequence GTGCTGACGGGAGAAGCGATGGAGGCCTCTCGAATTCAGAGGCTACGCCGTTACCAGGCATGGCTTGAGGTAGCCCGGCCGCTGACAACAGTCATCGCCGCCCTGGGCGTGGGATTCCTGGTCACTTTGCTGGTTAGCCCGCGCCCGCTTCAAGCATACATCGCCCTGCTCACTGGCCCGGTCAGCACTCCCGCTCGTCTGGGGACCTGGATCGAAGATGCCACCGGGCTGATATGGCTTGGGCTGGCCTTCGCTATCGTTTTCCAGGCCCGGCAGTTCAGCTTGCTGGCGGAGGGCCAGCTCCATCTGGGTGCCCTGGTCGCAGGCATTGTCGCCCTGCGCATGCCATTGCCTGGCGTCCTCCATCTCATCGTTGCCCTGGGATCCGCTGCATGGGTCGGATCCCTTTACGGTTTGATCCCAGGCGTCCTCAAGGCTTATCTCGGCGTCAGCGAGCTGGTGGCCTCCCTGATGCTGAACGTGATCGCCCAGCGTTTCTATGAGTTGCTGCTTACCTACTGGCTGAAGCCGCCTGGCGCAGGCTATAACTGGACGGATCCTTTCCCCTCAACGGCGACCCTGGGAGCTCTGATCCCGGGAACCCGGATCAATATGGGCCTTCCCCTCGCTCTGGCTGGAACGGTCCTGGCCTGGCTTCTCCTGTACCGTTCGACCCTCGGATACGAGCTGCGGGTGGTAGGGGCGAATCCCGAGTTCGCTCATTATGCAGGCATCCCCCTGCGACGAACCATCCTGATCGCCATGGTGGTGAGCGGCATCCCAGCCGGGCTGGCCGGGGCCTATCTGGCCGCGGGAATTCATCAGCGGCTGATCCTGAACATCTCCCTAGGCCTAGGGTTCGAAGGGATCGTGGTCGCCCTGCTGGCTCGAAACAATCCAGCCCTCGTCCCTTTCGCCGCCCTGCTTTACTCTTACTTGCGAATCGGCGGGGACATTATGGAGCGCACTGCCGCGGTGGGCTCGGATCTGGTGCGTTTGATCCAGGCGACGATCATCCTTTTTCTGACTGCCGAGGCGCTTTTTGAGATATTCCGCCGCCGGGTCTTTCGCAGGGGGGATCTCCATGTCGGAAAGTGA
- a CDS encoding nucleoside hydrolase, with protein sequence MKQRLIIDTDAGVDDAIALLMALSDPSAEVVAITTVSGNVPVDRVIRNVGIVLDFVGAGAIPIFRGAAQPLVGPPIHAMEIHGQDGLGDAGFPPSSRSPDPDPAPWAIVNLARRFAGELLLIALGPLTNVALAVALEPELPRLLGGFLWMGGAIRAQGNTTPVAEFNAYADPEAAAAVFARGMDPIVVPWETVVEAFIPWEDWDRLLRIEPLGPKVIAPMTARLQQLLKARGWPGMVLADPVAMVVALNPASARLESWYIEVETVGAISRGLTAVDRMRLRGRPPNARVATAVDRSILLQMLGSAFRRSLLES encoded by the coding sequence ATGAAACAGCGGCTGATCATCGATACCGATGCGGGTGTAGATGATGCGATTGCGCTTCTGATGGCTCTGTCCGATCCCTCGGCGGAGGTGGTGGCGATTACCACTGTCTCTGGCAATGTGCCAGTTGATCGGGTTATTCGCAACGTGGGGATTGTGCTGGATTTCGTGGGAGCGGGTGCCATCCCGATCTTCCGGGGGGCTGCGCAGCCTTTGGTCGGGCCGCCGATCCACGCCATGGAGATCCACGGTCAGGACGGTCTGGGGGATGCGGGGTTCCCACCTTCCTCCCGAAGCCCGGATCCGGATCCTGCTCCATGGGCGATCGTGAACCTCGCCCGCCGGTTCGCGGGCGAGCTGCTTTTGATCGCCCTGGGCCCGTTGACCAATGTGGCCCTGGCGGTGGCGCTGGAACCAGAGCTCCCCCGGCTCCTCGGGGGATTCCTGTGGATGGGTGGTGCCATCCGTGCGCAGGGCAACACCACTCCGGTGGCGGAATTCAATGCCTACGCGGATCCGGAGGCCGCAGCGGCCGTTTTTGCCCGCGGGATGGATCCGATTGTGGTGCCCTGGGAGACGGTTGTGGAGGCTTTCATCCCTTGGGAGGACTGGGATCGGCTGCTTCGGATAGAGCCTTTGGGGCCGAAGGTGATCGCCCCGATGACGGCCCGTTTGCAGCAGCTCCTGAAAGCGCGCGGCTGGCCCGGGATGGTGTTGGCGGATCCGGTTGCGATGGTCGTCGCCCTGAATCCGGCATCTGCCCGTTTGGAATCTTGGTATATTGAGGTGGAGACGGTAGGGGCTATCAGCCGGGGATTAACCGCTGTGGATCGTATGAGGTTGCGCGGGCGGCCGCCCAATGCCCGCGTGGCCACTGCGGTAGATCGCAGCATCCTTCTCCAGATGCTGGGATCCGCTTTTCGTCGTTCGTTGCTTGAATCCTGA
- a CDS encoding ABC transporter ATP-binding protein: MPFVEMRGITKVYPNGVVANDRVNFEVEAGEVHALIGENGAGKTTLMKILYGLERPDAGEIRVHGATVQIRSPLDAIRLGIGMVHQNLLLIPEFTVAENILLGMEPRRWGLWDRPAAVRTVRTMIERYGWKIDPEARVANLSVGARQRVEILKALCRGVDLLILDEPTALLTPQETHELFRSIRDLVREGKTVIFITHKLREVKAIGDRVTVMRQGRVVGTLPVAEASEEQLVAWMLGRQVSTTREHPPARPGPLVLSVEGLSYINEEGRQILRNVSFEIRAGEILGIAGVEGNGQSELVEILAGLRRPTAGEIWLNGQRLPPGNPRRIRQAGLAHIPEDRLRNGVALSLSIAENLIADRYFNPSFSRGGWLDRGAIRRHASALMRAFDIRAPDPEVPVGALSGGNIQRVILARELSQGPLLLLAAQPTRGLDVGATEAVHQLLLQQRSQGAAILLVSSDLSELQELSDRLAVIHNGEIVALFPDPRQISEEEIGLYMLGLKRQPLIDGKMEAGRL; this comes from the coding sequence ATGCCCTTCGTCGAGATGCGAGGCATCACGAAAGTCTATCCGAACGGAGTGGTGGCCAATGATCGGGTGAATTTCGAAGTGGAGGCAGGGGAAGTCCATGCCCTGATCGGGGAGAACGGGGCGGGCAAAACCACCCTGATGAAAATCCTTTACGGACTGGAGCGGCCGGATGCCGGAGAGATCCGGGTTCATGGCGCCACAGTTCAGATCCGATCGCCACTGGACGCTATCCGGCTGGGGATCGGCATGGTGCACCAGAATCTCCTGTTGATCCCGGAGTTCACGGTGGCGGAGAACATCCTGCTGGGGATGGAGCCCCGGCGCTGGGGCCTGTGGGATCGCCCCGCGGCGGTTCGAACGGTTCGCACCATGATAGAGCGGTACGGGTGGAAGATCGATCCGGAGGCCCGGGTAGCCAATCTTTCGGTCGGGGCGCGCCAGCGGGTGGAAATCCTAAAAGCCCTCTGCCGAGGCGTAGATCTGCTGATCCTCGACGAGCCAACCGCCCTGTTAACTCCTCAGGAAACCCACGAGCTGTTCCGGTCCATTCGTGATCTCGTGCGCGAAGGGAAGACGGTGATCTTCATCACCCACAAGCTCCGCGAGGTGAAAGCGATCGGAGATCGGGTTACCGTGATGCGCCAAGGGCGCGTGGTAGGAACCCTGCCGGTGGCCGAGGCCTCGGAGGAGCAACTGGTAGCCTGGATGCTGGGGCGTCAGGTCTCCACAACCCGGGAACATCCGCCCGCCCGGCCCGGCCCACTGGTGCTATCCGTGGAGGGCCTCTCTTACATCAATGAAGAAGGACGCCAGATTCTGCGCAACGTCTCTTTTGAGATTCGGGCCGGGGAGATCCTGGGGATTGCGGGGGTGGAGGGCAATGGGCAATCGGAGCTGGTGGAGATCCTGGCTGGATTGCGTCGGCCGACGGCTGGCGAGATCTGGCTGAACGGCCAGCGATTGCCTCCCGGGAATCCCCGGCGGATCCGCCAGGCGGGCCTCGCCCACATCCCGGAGGATCGTCTCCGCAACGGAGTGGCCCTCTCGCTTTCTATCGCCGAGAACCTGATCGCCGATCGCTATTTCAACCCATCGTTTTCACGAGGAGGATGGTTAGACCGGGGAGCGATCCGCCGCCATGCGAGCGCCCTGATGCGAGCCTTTGATATCCGAGCGCCGGATCCAGAAGTGCCGGTCGGTGCCCTCTCCGGTGGGAACATACAGCGGGTGATCCTGGCCCGGGAGCTGAGCCAAGGCCCGCTATTGCTGCTGGCGGCCCAGCCTACCCGGGGCCTGGATGTGGGGGCGACGGAGGCCGTGCATCAACTCCTGCTCCAGCAACGGTCCCAGGGGGCAGCCATCCTCCTGGTGTCCTCAGATCTCTCGGAATTGCAGGAGCTATCTGACCGTCTGGCCGTGATACACAACGGGGAAATCGTGGCGCTCTTCCCGGATCCGCGTCAGATCAGCGAAGAGGAGATCGGCCTTTATATGCTGGGGTTGAAACGCCAGCCTCTGATCGACGGGAAAATGGAGGCAGGGAGGCTATGA
- a CDS encoding BMP family ABC transporter substrate-binding protein, with product MWKWLKLFLPALLLIGCAGAPSTPSPPAPGGAKPLKAILVLNGTLGDKSFFDSAQRGMDRARQELGVATETIELGWDPAKHRPGLEDVAASKDYDILIVGTFQMAEILADVAAKHPDKKFIIFDTAVNYEKCPNRCSNVYSILYKQNEGSYLAGLYAGLMARKLLPEGSGRPMIGVVGGMDIPVINDFIVGYKQGAKDAGLDPDRDVLVQYAGAFNDPAKGKEIAKAMYRQGAVIVFNVAGGTGLGVLEAAAEEGRWSIGVDSDQWFMLKDQKPEVAARILTSMLKNVDNSIYRALRLALEGKVPWGRAEALGIAEGGVGLAKNENYQKLTPEDVKARIEEAEKAILEGRIRIDTVFK from the coding sequence ATGTGGAAATGGCTGAAATTGTTTCTCCCCGCACTTCTGCTGATAGGTTGTGCTGGGGCTCCTTCAACTCCTTCCCCTCCTGCTCCGGGAGGAGCGAAGCCCCTGAAGGCAATCCTGGTCCTCAATGGCACCCTGGGGGATAAGTCTTTCTTTGATTCCGCGCAGCGGGGGATGGATCGAGCCCGCCAGGAGCTGGGAGTAGCCACGGAGACCATCGAGCTGGGATGGGATCCCGCCAAACACCGCCCGGGCCTCGAGGACGTAGCCGCCAGCAAGGACTACGACATCCTGATTGTGGGCACCTTCCAGATGGCGGAGATCCTGGCTGATGTGGCGGCTAAACATCCAGACAAGAAGTTCATTATTTTCGACACTGCGGTGAATTATGAGAAGTGCCCCAACCGGTGCTCGAATGTTTACTCCATCCTTTATAAACAGAACGAGGGCTCTTATCTGGCTGGGCTTTATGCGGGCTTGATGGCCCGCAAGCTTCTGCCGGAGGGATCTGGAAGGCCGATGATCGGGGTGGTGGGGGGTATGGATATCCCCGTCATCAACGACTTTATCGTCGGCTATAAGCAGGGCGCCAAGGACGCAGGCCTGGACCCGGATCGCGATGTGCTGGTGCAATATGCGGGGGCCTTCAACGATCCCGCCAAGGGCAAGGAGATCGCCAAGGCAATGTATCGCCAGGGCGCGGTGATTGTGTTCAATGTGGCCGGAGGCACGGGGCTCGGGGTACTTGAGGCCGCCGCGGAGGAAGGACGCTGGTCCATTGGAGTGGATAGCGATCAGTGGTTCATGCTGAAAGACCAGAAGCCGGAGGTGGCTGCCCGGATCCTCACCTCGATGTTGAAGAACGTGGACAACTCCATCTATCGAGCGTTGCGTCTGGCGCTGGAAGGCAAGGTCCCCTGGGGGCGGGCGGAGGCGCTGGGGATCGCGGAAGGTGGGGTTGGGCTGGCCAAGAACGAAAACTATCAGAAACTGACGCCGGAGGATGTAAAGGCCCGCATTGAAGAGGCGGAGAAAGCGATTCTGGAGGGTCGGATCCGGATCGATACCGTCTTCAAGTGA